The proteins below come from a single Chitinophaga pinensis DSM 2588 genomic window:
- the glyA gene encoding serine hydroxymethyltransferase: MQRDLQIFNIISQELERQRHGIELIASENFTSLQVIQAMGTVLTNKYAEGYPGRRYYGGCEIVDQSEQLAIDRAKQIFNIEYANVQPHSGAQANAAVMLAILKPGDKILGLDLSMGGHLTHGSPVNYSGKLYEPFSYGVNKETGLIEYDKMEEIALKEKPQLIVCGASAYSRDWDYKRIRQIADQVGAFVLADIAHPAGLIAKGLLNSPFEHCHFVTTTTHKTLRGPRGGMIMLGKDFENPFGLKTPKGEIRMMSSLIDTAVFPGIQGGPLEHVIAAKAVSFYEILSDEYDVYAKQIIRNAQAMSKAFVEKGYQIVSGGTDNHLMLIDLRNKNISGKKAEQVLVKADITVNKNMVPFDDKSAFVTSGIRVGVPAITTRGMKEEHMGQVVSWIDELLMDADNEARINSVRGAVNDFMKQFVLYPEL, encoded by the coding sequence ATGCAAAGAGATCTGCAAATATTTAATATCATCAGCCAGGAGCTGGAACGCCAGCGTCATGGTATAGAATTGATCGCTTCGGAAAACTTTACCAGCCTGCAGGTAATACAGGCTATGGGGACCGTTCTGACCAATAAATACGCAGAAGGTTATCCAGGGCGCAGATATTATGGCGGCTGTGAGATCGTTGACCAGAGTGAACAACTGGCGATCGACAGGGCTAAACAGATCTTTAATATTGAGTATGCAAACGTACAGCCGCACTCTGGTGCACAGGCAAATGCTGCCGTTATGCTGGCGATCCTGAAACCAGGCGATAAGATCCTGGGTCTGGACCTGAGCATGGGTGGTCACCTGACGCACGGTTCTCCTGTAAACTATTCCGGTAAATTATATGAGCCATTCTCTTATGGCGTAAATAAAGAAACGGGTCTGATCGAGTACGATAAGATGGAAGAGATCGCGCTGAAAGAAAAGCCACAGCTGATCGTGTGCGGTGCTTCTGCTTACAGCCGTGACTGGGATTACAAACGTATCCGTCAGATCGCTGACCAGGTAGGTGCATTTGTACTGGCGGATATCGCGCATCCTGCTGGTCTGATCGCAAAAGGACTGCTGAACTCTCCGTTCGAGCATTGTCATTTTGTAACTACTACTACGCACAAAACACTGCGTGGTCCTCGTGGTGGTATGATCATGCTGGGTAAGGATTTTGAAAATCCATTCGGTCTGAAAACACCAAAAGGTGAGATCCGTATGATGAGTTCTCTGATTGATACAGCCGTATTCCCTGGTATCCAGGGTGGTCCGCTGGAGCACGTGATCGCAGCGAAAGCAGTTTCTTTCTATGAGATCCTGTCTGACGAGTACGATGTATATGCTAAACAGATCATCAGAAACGCACAGGCAATGTCCAAAGCATTTGTTGAGAAAGGCTACCAGATCGTTTCCGGCGGTACCGATAACCACCTGATGCTGATCGACCTGCGTAACAAGAACATCTCTGGTAAAAAAGCTGAACAGGTACTGGTAAAAGCTGACATTACCGTCAACAAAAACATGGTGCCTTTCGATGATAAATCTGCTTTCGTGACTTCCGGTATCCGCGTAGGTGTTCCGGCTATCACTACCCGTGGTATGAAAGAAGAGCACATGGGTCAGGTAGTATCCTGGATCGATGAATTGCTGATGGATGCTGATAACGAAGCACGTATC
- a CDS encoding sugar phosphate nucleotidyltransferase, which produces MKAIIPVAGAGTKLRPHTYTQPKALIPLAGRTILSIIIDQLVEAGINEFVFVIGYLGDKIQHYVQQKYPHLTCHFVQQNSREGTGHAILLTRQVVQDDEILIVLGDTICEGNFQELIAAPVSMLGLKKVDDPRNFGVAELNEENNIVRVVEKPQIPKSNQALVGVYKIKETPQLYDCLEQNILHQKKSHDEFQLTDALQCMIEHGVTFKTFKVTNWFDCGRKDTLLETNAILLSKYKMDNNPAQAYENTIIIPPVSIAEGCSIKNSIIGPNVAIGDNTVINYSIVKDSIIGSFSNLYEVVLKSSLIGSDANIRGLSQSLNIGDNTEIDLG; this is translated from the coding sequence ATGAAGGCCATAATACCTGTAGCCGGTGCCGGCACCAAGCTACGACCTCACACATATACACAGCCGAAAGCATTAATTCCCCTCGCGGGCAGAACGATATTAAGTATTATCATTGACCAGCTGGTAGAAGCCGGCATCAACGAGTTTGTATTTGTCATCGGATATCTGGGCGATAAGATCCAGCATTATGTGCAACAGAAATATCCTCACCTGACCTGCCATTTCGTGCAGCAAAACAGTCGTGAGGGTACCGGACATGCTATCCTGCTCACCAGACAAGTCGTTCAGGATGACGAAATCCTGATCGTATTGGGAGATACTATCTGCGAAGGCAATTTCCAGGAACTGATCGCCGCTCCGGTATCTATGCTGGGTCTGAAGAAAGTAGATGACCCGCGTAACTTCGGTGTCGCCGAACTGAATGAAGAGAACAATATCGTCCGGGTGGTGGAAAAACCACAGATCCCCAAGTCCAATCAGGCACTTGTAGGGGTCTATAAGATAAAAGAAACACCACAGTTATACGACTGCCTGGAACAGAATATCCTGCATCAGAAGAAATCGCACGACGAATTTCAGCTGACCGATGCATTACAATGTATGATCGAACATGGTGTCACCTTTAAGACCTTTAAAGTCACCAACTGGTTTGACTGTGGCCGTAAAGACACCCTGCTCGAAACAAACGCCATCCTGCTCAGCAAATACAAAATGGATAATAATCCGGCTCAGGCTTATGAGAATACGATTATTATACCGCCTGTCAGTATTGCAGAAGGATGCAGTATCAAGAACTCTATTATCGGCCCCAACGTGGCCATCGGCGATAACACTGTCATCAATTACTCTATCGTTAAAGACTCTATCATCGGCTCCTTCAGTAACTTATATGAAGTCGTACTGAAATCTTCGCTGATCGGTAGTGATGCGAATATCCGCGGGTTAAGCCAGAGCCTGAACATCGGGGATAATACGGAGATTGATCTGGGTTAA
- a CDS encoding NAD(P)H-dependent flavin oxidoreductase: MNRITQLFHIQYPIIQAGMIWASGWKLASAVSNAGGLGLIGAGSMYPDTLREHIRKCRQATDKPFGVNIPLLYPDINQLIDIVIEEKVPVVFTSAGNPKTWTPVLKAAGITVVHVVSSAFFAAKSEAAGVDAVVAEGFEAGGHNGREETTTMVLIPAVCEQVKIPVIAAGGIGSGKAMTAAFALGAEGVQIGSRFVATPEASSHQQFKQAILDAKEGDTMLTMKKLTPVRLLKNSFFQRVKEAEDIGADPESLKTLLGRARAKAGMFEGNMEEGELEIGQVSALIHTLKPAGEIVEDIWDEFNETIRRLNR, translated from the coding sequence ATGAACCGTATCACCCAACTATTCCACATTCAATATCCCATCATCCAGGCAGGTATGATCTGGGCAAGCGGCTGGAAACTCGCCAGCGCTGTCAGCAACGCAGGCGGTCTCGGATTGATCGGAGCAGGCAGCATGTACCCCGACACACTCAGAGAACATATCCGGAAATGCAGACAAGCCACCGATAAACCCTTCGGCGTAAACATCCCGCTCCTTTACCCCGACATCAATCAATTAATAGACATCGTTATTGAAGAAAAAGTCCCTGTCGTCTTCACCTCTGCCGGCAATCCAAAAACATGGACGCCTGTATTGAAAGCAGCGGGTATCACCGTTGTACACGTCGTATCCAGCGCTTTCTTCGCAGCCAAAAGTGAAGCGGCCGGCGTAGACGCCGTAGTAGCAGAAGGCTTTGAAGCCGGCGGACATAACGGAAGAGAAGAGACCACCACTATGGTGTTAATTCCTGCCGTATGCGAACAGGTAAAAATCCCCGTGATCGCGGCAGGTGGGATAGGTTCGGGAAAAGCAATGACAGCCGCATTTGCTTTGGGTGCAGAAGGCGTACAAATAGGCAGCCGCTTTGTAGCCACGCCGGAGGCATCTTCACATCAGCAATTCAAACAAGCGATACTCGATGCAAAAGAAGGTGATACCATGCTGACCATGAAAAAGCTGACACCAGTAAGATTATTAAAAAACAGCTTCTTTCAGCGCGTGAAAGAAGCGGAAGACATAGGCGCTGATCCTGAGTCACTAAAGACCCTGTTAGGCCGTGCGCGTGCTAAAGCCGGTATGTTTGAAGGAAATATGGAGGAAGGAGAACTCGAAATCGGGCAGGTAAGTGCATTGATTCATACACTTAAACCTGCCGGAGAAATCGTTGAAGATATATGGGATGAGTTTAATGAGACGATCCGTCGACTGAACAGGTAA
- a CDS encoding ABC transporter permease gives MNKIWLIIKREFITRVRKRSFLIVTLLVPLFFAAMIVVPILIATNSKEEKRIAVIDDSHLFMNRFPDDKGVYYKYLEHTSIDSFQHKYAEYGYSGLLYIPQLDIDRPSGVTYYSDAQPGLSVESKLTRRINDLIEEERLKKANIDAERLKAVKADISIEFRTGSDGQKGSAAVAYGVGYASGFIIYIILMFFGMSVMRGVMEEKVSRIAEVMISSVKPFQLMMGKIIGIAAVGLLQFLIWVALIVSVQLILPLFISGDAVAAMNEGNTMMQGGSNAAMVEAIEKIQFVVGSVNWTAVITCFVFYFLGGYLFYSALFAAVGSLVNEDPTDAQALTFPITLPIIIGIMVMISSVQNPSGPVAFWGSIIPFTSPMVMMARIPYGVPGTVPYWQLALSMSLLIVGFLFTTWMAGKIYRTGILMYGKKITWKEALKWVSRKA, from the coding sequence ATGAACAAAATCTGGCTCATTATAAAAAGAGAATTTATTACCCGCGTAAGGAAACGTTCTTTCCTGATCGTTACCCTGCTTGTACCCTTGTTCTTCGCCGCTATGATCGTAGTGCCTATACTGATAGCTACGAACTCAAAGGAAGAAAAGCGTATAGCTGTGATTGATGACAGTCACCTGTTCATGAACCGTTTCCCGGATGATAAGGGCGTATACTACAAATACCTTGAGCATACGAGCATCGACTCTTTTCAGCATAAATATGCAGAATATGGTTATTCCGGTCTGCTGTACATTCCGCAACTGGACATTGATCGTCCATCAGGTGTTACCTATTACAGCGACGCACAGCCGGGGCTTTCTGTTGAAAGCAAGCTGACACGCAGGATCAATGACCTGATAGAAGAAGAACGTCTGAAGAAAGCGAATATAGACGCAGAAAGGCTGAAAGCCGTTAAGGCGGATATCAGTATTGAATTCAGAACCGGTAGCGACGGACAGAAAGGAAGTGCTGCTGTAGCTTACGGAGTAGGATACGCCAGTGGTTTTATTATCTATATCATCCTGATGTTTTTCGGTATGTCTGTTATGCGTGGCGTAATGGAAGAGAAAGTGAGCCGTATTGCGGAAGTGATGATCTCCAGTGTAAAACCTTTCCAGCTGATGATGGGCAAGATCATTGGTATTGCTGCCGTCGGACTCCTGCAGTTCCTGATATGGGTTGCGCTGATCGTTAGTGTGCAGCTGATATTGCCATTATTCATTTCCGGCGATGCGGTTGCAGCCATGAACGAAGGTAATACCATGATGCAGGGTGGTAGTAATGCAGCTATGGTAGAAGCGATCGAAAAGATCCAGTTTGTCGTGGGGAGCGTAAACTGGACCGCTGTGATCACCTGCTTTGTATTCTATTTCCTGGGCGGCTACCTGTTTTATTCTGCATTATTCGCAGCGGTAGGCAGTCTGGTGAATGAAGACCCGACAGATGCGCAGGCGTTGACCTTCCCGATCACCTTACCTATCATTATCGGTATTATGGTGATGATCTCTTCTGTACAAAATCCTTCAGGGCCGGTGGCCTTCTGGGGGAGTATCATACCTTTCACCTCTCCGATGGTGATGATGGCCCGTATCCCTTATGGTGTACCGGGAACAGTACCATACTGGCAGTTAGCCTTGTCAATGAGTTTATTGATTGTAGGATTTCTGTTTACCACCTGGATGGCTGGCAAGATCTATCGTACCGGTATACTGATGTATGGTAAGAAGATCACCTGGAAAGAGGCGCTGAAATGGGTAAGCAGGAAGGCATAA
- a CDS encoding ABC transporter ATP-binding protein: MNLIEIKHLYKHYATHKAVDDISFAIPKGSIFGLLGPNGAGKTTLLRMITGIFYPDKGEILFNGRPFDPQTDIHAIGYMPEERGLYKKMKVGEQALYLAQLKGMSERDAKDKIKYWFDKFEINSWYNKKVEELSKGMQQKVQFISTIMHSPDLLILDEPFSGLDPINANLIKQEIFDLSKNGTTIIFSTHRMEQVEEICDRIVLVNQGKKLLDGEVKQIKQDFKQHLFRIGFGVMPNFAQVATHHFSIIKQEPLAYTVKLTEGSTNNDILAHFIRHNVPITSFQEILPSINEVFIQQVTSMTGEPPQAANVDDSQPAYSSN; encoded by the coding sequence ATGAACCTCATAGAGATAAAACACCTGTATAAGCACTATGCCACCCATAAGGCTGTAGATGATATCAGCTTTGCTATTCCCAAAGGAAGCATATTCGGATTACTGGGCCCCAACGGCGCTGGTAAGACTACGCTGCTGCGTATGATCACTGGTATTTTTTATCCGGATAAGGGGGAGATACTTTTTAACGGGCGTCCGTTCGATCCACAGACGGATATTCATGCTATTGGCTATATGCCGGAAGAGAGGGGATTATACAAGAAAATGAAGGTGGGTGAACAGGCCCTTTACCTGGCGCAGCTGAAAGGCATGTCAGAGCGGGATGCGAAAGACAAGATCAAATATTGGTTTGATAAGTTTGAGATCAACAGCTGGTACAACAAGAAGGTAGAAGAACTGAGTAAGGGGATGCAGCAGAAGGTGCAGTTTATTTCTACGATCATGCATAGTCCGGACCTGCTCATACTGGATGAACCCTTTTCTGGTCTGGACCCGATTAATGCAAATCTTATCAAGCAGGAAATATTTGACCTTAGTAAGAATGGAACGACGATCATCTTTTCTACGCACAGAATGGAGCAGGTAGAAGAGATCTGCGATCGTATCGTACTGGTCAACCAGGGGAAGAAATTGCTGGATGGAGAGGTAAAACAGATCAAACAGGACTTTAAACAACATCTGTTCCGTATTGGTTTTGGTGTGATGCCAAACTTCGCGCAGGTCGCTACACATCACTTTTCCATTATCAAACAGGAGCCGCTTGCTTATACGGTGAAACTCACGGAGGGCAGCACAAACAATGATATCCTGGCACATTTCATCCGTCATAATGTGCCGATCACTTCCTTCCAGGAGATACTGCCTTCTATCAACGAGGTCTTCATTCAACAGGTGACCTCCATGACCGGTGAGCCGCCTCAGGCTGCCAATGTTGATGACAGTCAGCCGGCGTATTCCAGCAACTGA
- a CDS encoding LytR/AlgR family response regulator transcription factor, which produces MTLTAIAIDDEQVALSIIRTHAAQVPFLDIRGYFTDPFEALDYLQKEKVDLLFLDIRMPDISGLELMATLPGAPMVIFTTAYSEHAVQSFELDALDYLLKPFSFERFLKACNKAKALQVLIGQRSKSDVPAHIMLKSGYEQYKVMLDDILYLESAGNYINFVLKDKRILSRLSMQEALALLPPAQFTRVHRSFIVANNKIDKVDRSSLYIGSVAISIGAAYALAVGEIFG; this is translated from the coding sequence ATGACATTAACCGCTATCGCAATAGATGATGAACAGGTTGCCTTGTCAATAATACGTACACATGCGGCACAGGTACCTTTTCTGGATATCAGGGGATATTTTACCGATCCTTTTGAGGCGTTGGATTATCTGCAAAAGGAAAAGGTGGATCTCTTGTTCCTGGATATCCGTATGCCGGATATTTCCGGTCTGGAGCTGATGGCTACTTTACCAGGTGCACCTATGGTGATATTTACCACTGCTTACTCTGAACATGCGGTACAGAGTTTTGAACTGGATGCACTGGATTATCTGCTCAAACCATTTTCCTTTGAACGTTTTCTGAAAGCCTGTAATAAAGCCAAAGCCTTACAGGTGTTAATCGGTCAACGTTCAAAATCAGATGTGCCTGCTCATATCATGCTTAAAAGCGGATATGAGCAGTATAAAGTAATGCTGGATGATATCCTTTACCTTGAAAGTGCAGGCAACTATATCAATTTTGTGTTGAAAGACAAACGCATCCTGTCGCGCTTGTCTATGCAGGAAGCCCTGGCGTTATTGCCACCGGCGCAGTTTACAAGAGTACACCGCTCTTTTATTGTTGCCAACAATAAGATTGATAAGGTGGACAGGAGTTCCCTATATATAGGAAGTGTCGCTATCAGTATCGGAGCGGCTTATGCACTGGCTGTAGGAGAGATATTTGGGTGA